One segment of Fibrobacter sp. UWR3 DNA contains the following:
- a CDS encoding TIGR02147 family protein has protein sequence MRPITEYSDYRKYMRDYYEERKKGSYFSWREFAKLAGFTSSGYLKLVCDGKTRLSRGGAAKVAGAMGLTGFGAQYFCLLVEYCDAPDANVRLEIFSRMRALMEENGVRILGAEAFDYFKSWINPVVRELAPIMPGAKPSEIAKMCVPEVTAGDVRNALTLMVQAGLLHLRPDGSYVQTNKGLSGDPALVAGAMHAMQKQLTLLAADALDGVAREDRNISGLTFGVDEKTLWHLSEELDLFRQKVKDILSKVENYDRVYRLNLHLFPLSKAKEGKDENQG, from the coding sequence ATGAGACCGATAACAGAGTATTCAGACTACCGTAAGTATATGCGGGATTATTACGAGGAACGCAAGAAGGGTTCCTATTTCTCGTGGCGTGAGTTCGCCAAACTTGCGGGGTTCACGTCGTCGGGGTACCTCAAGCTGGTGTGCGACGGCAAGACTCGTCTGAGCCGCGGAGGGGCGGCGAAGGTTGCCGGTGCCATGGGCCTTACCGGGTTCGGTGCGCAGTATTTCTGCCTGCTGGTGGAATACTGCGATGCTCCGGACGCAAACGTTCGTCTCGAGATTTTCTCCCGGATGCGCGCCCTGATGGAGGAGAACGGGGTTCGCATCCTGGGAGCCGAGGCGTTCGACTATTTCAAGTCGTGGATAAACCCGGTGGTGCGTGAGCTGGCGCCTATCATGCCGGGCGCGAAGCCTTCCGAAATTGCAAAGATGTGCGTGCCCGAGGTGACCGCGGGCGATGTGCGCAATGCGCTTACGCTCATGGTGCAGGCGGGCCTTTTGCATTTGAGACCGGACGGCTCTTACGTACAGACTAACAAGGGGCTTTCGGGCGACCCCGCGCTTGTCGCGGGAGCGATGCACGCCATGCAGAAACAGTTGACGCTGCTTGCCGCCGATGCCCTCGATGGTGTCGCCCGTGAAGACCGCAACATTTCGGGCCTTACTTTCGGTGTGGACGAGAAGACCTTGTGGCACCTTTCCGAGGAACTGGACCTTTTTCGCCAGAAAGTCAAGGATATTCTTTCAAAAGTCGAAAACTATGACCGCGTATATAGATTAAATTTGCATTTATTCCCGCTGAGCAAGGCAAAGGAAGGCAAAGATGAAAACCAGGGCTAG
- a CDS encoding AAA family ATPase — MTFERKIYQKLLQWKAESQGSEALLIEGAHRIGKSTIVETFAQREYKSYILIDFNDCETSVKKAFDKMSDLNSFFTTLSYTYGVTLYPRNSVIIFDEVQRFPKARQSIKKLVKDGRFDYIETGSLISIYENVKDITIPSEETSIQMYPMDFEEFCQALGKPTICNYIRECFNKGTALERSLHNDAMQLFKQYMLIGGMPQSIAEFLEHSFSFEYSDKRKRSIISLYKKDIQKIKGAYKSKVLSTFLQIPAFLSKHEKRVSLSKIESGINTADTYENTFMWLSNSMITNNCLKCSDPNVGMGLSSDDSAIKCYMGDTGLLFSHAFNENAIARDSLYKQIMNDKLSINKGMLYENTIAQMLTANGHRLYFFTRYNKELHRNDIEIDFLLSDSTSGKVIPLEVKSSKNYTTTSLADFNKIYKKRISKSYIIHPKNYSIKENGTICIPPYMTICL, encoded by the coding sequence ATTACGTTTGAGCGAAAAATCTACCAGAAGCTGTTGCAATGGAAAGCCGAATCCCAGGGCAGCGAAGCCCTCCTTATCGAGGGGGCCCACCGAATTGGCAAAAGCACCATCGTAGAAACATTCGCCCAGCGTGAATACAAGTCATACATTCTAATCGACTTCAACGATTGCGAAACTTCCGTCAAGAAGGCGTTCGACAAGATGAGCGACCTCAACAGTTTCTTTACTACGCTCTCTTACACCTACGGGGTCACACTCTACCCACGGAACTCCGTAATCATTTTTGACGAGGTGCAAAGATTCCCAAAGGCCCGGCAAAGCATCAAGAAGTTGGTCAAGGATGGGCGATTCGACTACATCGAGACCGGTTCACTCATTTCCATCTACGAAAATGTCAAGGACATCACCATTCCATCGGAAGAAACTTCAATCCAAATGTATCCGATGGACTTCGAGGAGTTTTGCCAGGCGCTCGGCAAGCCCACCATCTGCAACTACATCCGGGAATGTTTCAACAAAGGAACAGCACTTGAACGCAGCTTGCACAACGACGCCATGCAACTGTTCAAGCAATACATGCTTATCGGCGGAATGCCGCAGTCCATCGCCGAATTTCTAGAGCATTCATTTAGTTTTGAATACAGCGACAAACGCAAACGCAGCATTATTTCCCTCTATAAGAAAGACATCCAAAAAATCAAGGGAGCGTACAAGTCAAAAGTCCTTTCCACATTCCTGCAAATTCCCGCATTCCTTTCCAAGCACGAAAAGCGTGTGTCGCTTTCCAAAATTGAGTCTGGCATCAACACCGCAGACACCTACGAAAACACATTTATGTGGCTTTCGAACTCCATGATAACCAACAATTGCCTAAAATGTTCCGACCCCAATGTGGGAATGGGCCTCTCCAGCGACGATTCCGCAATCAAGTGTTACATGGGCGACACCGGCCTCCTGTTCTCGCATGCTTTCAACGAAAACGCGATCGCAAGAGATTCGCTGTACAAGCAGATTATGAACGACAAACTTTCAATAAACAAGGGCATGCTCTACGAAAATACGATTGCACAGATGCTTACCGCAAACGGGCACAGGCTTTATTTTTTCACCCGATATAACAAAGAACTGCACAGAAACGATATAGAAATCGATTTTTTACTGAGCGATTCTACAAGCGGAAAGGTCATCCCCCTCGAGGTAAAGTCGTCAAAAAATTATACAACCACATCCCTAGCTGATTTCAATAAAATCTACAAGAAACGTATTAGCAAATCGTACATCATCCACCCCAAGAACTACTCCATAAAAGAAAACGGGACCATCTGTATCCCGCCCTATATGACGATTTGCCTGTAA
- a CDS encoding endo-1,4-beta-xylanase, with amino-acid sequence MRNLFPVSGLVLSVALIGAGFATTFAADETLRSYAEKNGIYIGAILNSQWFGGGLPAQYEQVHKTQFNIVVAENEMKFDATEPSENRFNYNNGDKMVRYAKQNGMRVRGHALAWHSQVPNWVNNYKNDKKKLLSVLKNHIDNVVGHWKGQVDEWDVVNEAISNNEPQWRTYSVWYQGIGPEFIDSAFVWAHAADPNAELCYNDYNLEQGVNPKAKAGFLLEQVKRWVANGIPIHCVGSQTHVEDTTTDKHFIGSPDSLRSLARELAKLNIKLKITELDIGFKSGINVSKSDLERQGKTFREYLDIILEEPNADTYLIWGVSDKWSWLGGLNRQKGLIYDDNLKPKPAFDSILVRLQNFEPPQDTATTDTTTTDTTVTDSIGLDSTIVIRQTAGPGSVTMHVAGRTLFIAGTQSAKVDVFDMQGRPVFSTKCEKGSVELNGISDGLYMVRVRSGSANLVQRISIK; translated from the coding sequence ATGAGAAACCTTTTTCCCGTGTCTGGGCTTGTGCTCAGCGTAGCCCTGATTGGCGCAGGATTCGCAACCACCTTCGCCGCAGATGAAACCCTCAGATCGTACGCAGAAAAGAACGGCATCTACATCGGTGCCATTTTAAACTCGCAGTGGTTTGGCGGCGGACTTCCCGCACAGTACGAACAAGTTCACAAGACGCAGTTCAACATCGTCGTTGCCGAAAATGAGATGAAGTTCGACGCGACCGAACCTAGCGAAAACAGGTTCAACTACAACAACGGCGACAAGATGGTCAGGTACGCAAAGCAGAACGGCATGCGCGTCCGTGGCCACGCACTCGCCTGGCACAGCCAGGTCCCGAACTGGGTGAACAACTACAAGAACGACAAAAAGAAACTGCTCTCCGTTCTCAAGAACCACATCGACAACGTGGTCGGGCACTGGAAAGGCCAGGTGGACGAATGGGACGTGGTGAACGAGGCCATCAGCAACAACGAACCCCAATGGCGTACCTATTCCGTGTGGTACCAGGGAATCGGCCCCGAATTCATAGACTCCGCCTTCGTGTGGGCGCACGCCGCCGACCCCAACGCGGAACTCTGCTACAACGACTACAACCTCGAACAGGGGGTCAACCCGAAAGCCAAGGCAGGGTTCTTGCTGGAACAGGTGAAGCGCTGGGTCGCAAACGGCATTCCTATCCATTGCGTGGGTTCACAGACGCACGTCGAGGACACCACCACCGACAAGCACTTTATCGGTTCGCCGGACAGCCTCCGTTCGCTTGCCAGGGAACTTGCAAAGCTCAACATCAAGCTGAAAATCACCGAGCTCGATATCGGATTCAAGAGCGGCATCAACGTGAGCAAGAGCGATCTCGAACGCCAGGGAAAGACCTTCCGTGAATACCTGGACATTATCCTCGAAGAACCGAATGCGGACACGTACCTGATCTGGGGCGTATCCGATAAATGGAGCTGGCTTGGCGGGCTCAACAGGCAGAAAGGACTTATATACGACGATAACCTGAAACCGAAACCGGCATTCGATAGCATTCTGGTGAGGCTCCAAAACTTCGAGCCGCCGCAGGACACGGCCACCACGGATACGACGACCACCGACACGACAGTCACCGACTCGATTGGTCTGGACAGCACCATAGTGATTCGGCAAACTGCAGGCCCGGGCAGCGTCACCATGCACGTTGCAGGCCGCACGCTGTTTATCGCAGGTACGCAGTCGGCGAAGGTCGATGTATTCGATATGCAGGGACGCCCGGTGTTCAGCACCAAGTGCGAGAAGGGCTCCGTTGAACTGAACGGGATTTCGGACGGGCTCTACATGGTGCGTGTGCGCAGCGGGTCAGCGAATCTCGTGCAGAGAATTTCGATAAAATAA
- a CDS encoding tetratricopeptide repeat protein — MRLFVLFVCLLSVALFARPINDGNKLFKNGDYAGALEKYMKAREAEPANPLLFYNIGTCQYRLGNYEEAKKELESAVRMPDKKMAAKAAYNLANTHFRMGEKAAEGSERIAAWRESVAYLKKAIDLDNNFENAKKNVEIVQRKLKEELDKQKENKDQNQDQNNDQKQPPLSDKAKEVLARALQLCKDGKYAEAKEMLENLIAEDETAGQLSGHVQRIDDVIEIKAGRKPKAKIDASNTDNDLEVI; from the coding sequence ATGCGTTTATTTGTGTTGTTTGTATGCTTGCTGTCGGTAGCGCTTTTTGCGCGACCAATAAACGACGGCAATAAACTTTTCAAGAACGGCGACTATGCCGGCGCCCTTGAAAAATATATGAAGGCCCGCGAGGCCGAACCGGCGAACCCGCTTTTGTTCTACAATATCGGAACATGCCAGTACAGGCTCGGCAATTACGAAGAGGCCAAGAAGGAACTCGAGAGTGCCGTGCGCATGCCGGATAAAAAGATGGCCGCGAAGGCTGCCTACAACCTCGCGAACACGCACTTCCGCATGGGCGAGAAGGCCGCCGAAGGTAGCGAACGCATTGCGGCCTGGCGCGAATCCGTAGCGTATTTGAAGAAAGCCATCGACCTCGACAACAATTTCGAGAATGCGAAGAAGAACGTGGAAATTGTCCAGCGCAAGCTGAAGGAAGAACTCGACAAGCAGAAAGAGAACAAGGACCAGAATCAGGACCAGAACAACGACCAGAAACAGCCACCGCTTTCCGACAAGGCGAAGGAAGTCCTGGCGCGCGCATTGCAACTTTGCAAGGACGGCAAGTACGCCGAGGCGAAGGAGATGCTCGAGAACCTGATTGCTGAGGACGAGACTGCGGGCCAGTTGAGCGGCCACGTGCAGCGCATTGACGACGTCATCGAAATCAAGGCCGGCCGCAAGCCCAAGGCGAAGATTGACGCCAGCAACACCGACAACGACCTGGAGGTGATCTGA
- a CDS encoding PA14 domain-containing protein: MNGLRIRLICLLVGFLLSVCCNAGVMIVVEEKLYEDSQVKDAVALYAKDIGDARGVKVAIKTFASSKNGGTAEALKELLVKNREGLQGAIFVGDLPRALFEFPQWNNDGFRYQRWASDFYFMDMDGVWLDTASGWFGMTDGKITEEVVLKPAFSIGSASPLPGTVPVDSFSIRYEGFIKPPQTGLCSLEVISDNGRRVFIGDTLVVDAWLPDWSRSYYGAVNLVKDSLYAFRLEYEEEYGSANLSLYWKWESGSWEEVPKDVWFHGNPVESGLLATFYGNIGLKDSVEHPGEPTGWKSGAGNGVYDAHYSTRRDSVSDSLEIWVSRIDPNTAGLLGSPKDLLLKWFDKVHASYGKKTFSNKAAYFMVPGTDLTVESNYKFVRGLSALYGESAVDIIESDSLKYVQSIAKDYDWSIYVGHSNHLGLGLGFNARDVRYPMEVGPRIFHFASCGPLLAYDDVYGNTYSISVASAHLFGTSGGGLVSVGSTKTSGDNQLDDLMYEYAAEGVWIGEAFRRWLNERIKRNRYWPRENIYDWFYGESMIGDPMQVFGTHATDALPRKKAWRAPLEKHRSYDASGRLIQGRFPEYKVRFFR, encoded by the coding sequence ATGAATGGGTTACGGATTCGCTTGATATGCCTGCTGGTAGGGTTTCTCCTGTCGGTATGCTGCAATGCGGGTGTCATGATTGTCGTCGAGGAAAAACTCTACGAGGATTCGCAGGTGAAGGATGCTGTCGCGCTCTACGCGAAGGATATCGGGGACGCGCGAGGCGTGAAAGTTGCGATAAAGACCTTCGCTTCGTCGAAGAACGGCGGGACTGCGGAGGCGCTCAAGGAACTCCTGGTGAAAAACCGCGAGGGCTTGCAGGGCGCGATATTCGTGGGCGACCTGCCGCGTGCCCTGTTTGAGTTCCCGCAGTGGAACAACGACGGTTTTAGGTACCAGCGCTGGGCCTCGGATTTCTATTTCATGGATATGGACGGCGTGTGGCTCGATACGGCATCGGGCTGGTTCGGCATGACCGATGGCAAGATTACGGAAGAGGTTGTCCTTAAGCCGGCATTCAGTATTGGTTCGGCTTCGCCTCTTCCGGGAACCGTCCCTGTGGATAGTTTCTCTATCCGGTATGAGGGCTTTATCAAGCCGCCCCAGACAGGGCTTTGCTCGCTTGAGGTGATTAGCGATAACGGGCGCAGGGTGTTCATTGGCGATACGCTGGTGGTGGATGCCTGGCTTCCCGATTGGAGTAGATCCTACTATGGTGCTGTAAACCTGGTCAAGGATAGTTTGTACGCATTTAGGTTGGAGTACGAGGAAGAATATGGCAGTGCCAACTTGTCCCTGTACTGGAAATGGGAAAGCGGCTCATGGGAAGAAGTTCCCAAGGACGTTTGGTTCCACGGTAATCCCGTAGAATCCGGGCTACTGGCGACTTTCTATGGAAACATTGGCCTGAAGGATTCTGTCGAGCATCCGGGTGAACCTACGGGCTGGAAGAGCGGTGCCGGCAACGGTGTCTACGATGCGCATTATTCTACAAGGCGCGATTCTGTTTCGGATTCCCTTGAAATCTGGGTTTCGCGCATAGACCCCAATACGGCAGGCCTGCTCGGAAGCCCGAAGGATCTGCTGCTGAAGTGGTTCGATAAGGTGCACGCCAGTTACGGGAAGAAAACATTTTCGAACAAGGCGGCGTATTTCATGGTGCCGGGGACGGACCTGACGGTGGAATCCAACTACAAGTTTGTCCGCGGCCTCTCCGCCCTCTATGGCGAAAGCGCGGTGGATATCATCGAGTCTGATTCGCTCAAGTATGTGCAGAGCATCGCGAAGGATTACGACTGGTCTATCTATGTGGGCCATAGCAACCATCTGGGGCTGGGCCTCGGGTTCAATGCGCGCGATGTGCGTTACCCGATGGAAGTTGGGCCGCGGATTTTCCACTTCGCGTCGTGCGGCCCCCTGCTTGCCTATGATGACGTCTATGGAAATACCTACAGTATTTCTGTCGCGTCTGCACACCTGTTTGGCACAAGTGGCGGTGGCCTTGTGAGTGTCGGCTCCACCAAGACGAGCGGCGATAACCAGCTGGACGACCTGATGTACGAATACGCAGCCGAAGGGGTTTGGATTGGCGAGGCGTTCCGTCGCTGGCTCAACGAACGCATCAAGCGCAACAGGTACTGGCCGCGTGAAAACATATATGACTGGTTCTACGGCGAATCGATGATTGGCGACCCGATGCAGGTCTTTGGAACGCATGCGACGGATGCGCTCCCCCGCAAGAAGGCATGGCGTGCTCCGCTCGAGAAACACCGTTCCTACGACGCCTCGGGAAGGCTTATTCAGGGCCGGTTCCCCGAATACAAGGTGCGGTTCTTCCGCTAA
- a CDS encoding epoxyqueuosine reductase QueH produces the protein MPEAYHNYQRDLSYIIRWNQRKGNVPTLLMHACCGPCSTYCIEYLSQFFKITIFYYNPNIAPAEEYAHRVAEIKRFVSTFKTKYPVEFIEGEYDPKKFYEIARGLEDEKEGGKRCRKCFELRLGETARLAKEMGFDYFTTTLTISPKKDEQVLNVVAKEQGAIYGVKALPSDFKRKGGNKRSIELSAEYNLYRQNYCGCAYSKREAEEREAKKSEGATP, from the coding sequence ATGCCTGAAGCGTATCACAACTACCAGCGAGACCTGAGCTACATCATCCGGTGGAACCAGCGCAAGGGTAACGTGCCCACGCTCCTGATGCACGCCTGCTGCGGGCCCTGCAGCACCTACTGCATTGAGTACCTCTCGCAGTTTTTCAAGATAACGATTTTCTACTACAACCCGAATATCGCCCCCGCCGAAGAATACGCCCACCGCGTCGCCGAAATCAAGCGGTTCGTCTCCACGTTCAAGACAAAGTATCCGGTGGAATTTATCGAGGGGGAGTACGACCCCAAGAAATTCTACGAGATTGCCCGCGGGCTCGAAGACGAGAAGGAAGGCGGCAAGCGCTGCCGCAAGTGCTTTGAACTGCGACTCGGCGAAACGGCAAGGCTCGCGAAGGAAATGGGATTCGACTATTTTACCACCACGCTCACCATCAGCCCCAAGAAGGACGAGCAGGTACTGAACGTGGTCGCCAAGGAACAGGGGGCAATCTACGGCGTCAAGGCGCTCCCCAGCGACTTCAAGCGCAAGGGCGGCAACAAGCGTTCCATAGAACTCTCTGCCGAATACAACCTCTACCGTCAAAACTACTGCGGGTGTGCGTATTCAAAACGCGAAGCCGAAGAGCGCGAAGCCAAGAAAAGCGAAGGCGCTACACCCTAG
- the rsmG gene encoding 16S rRNA (guanine(527)-N(7))-methyltransferase RsmG: MASDSWHKSPKKWSGRTPARAGSTAGRDFVPHLKAPRTEFPLFNGKRVKPSLEGLDKLLHYYGVELEPATLAQFWEFHQLLRANNEDQDLTRLNAFETMVERHYADCTLINAYVPEWPARMIDVGSGAGFPGIPLKLVNPHIRLTLCEPRPNRINFLNMVIEKMGLKGIDVFGHKVTSRSMTLPVDGVISRAFEWMEKTLPRLANSLKVGGRVYFMKGPGVADELKVFHPEDFGYKLIAKHFYTIPNSTQDRALVILERVE, from the coding sequence ATGGCAAGCGATTCCTGGCATAAGAGTCCCAAGAAATGGTCCGGCCGTACCCCCGCCCGCGCGGGCAGTACCGCCGGACGCGATTTCGTGCCGCACCTCAAGGCTCCGCGCACCGAATTCCCGCTGTTTAACGGGAAGCGCGTAAAGCCCTCGCTTGAGGGACTCGACAAGCTATTGCATTACTACGGCGTGGAACTTGAACCCGCGACGCTCGCGCAGTTCTGGGAGTTCCACCAGCTGCTGCGCGCGAACAACGAAGACCAGGACCTGACGCGCCTCAATGCGTTCGAGACGATGGTGGAACGCCATTACGCCGACTGCACCCTCATCAACGCGTACGTTCCCGAATGGCCCGCCCGCATGATTGATGTCGGGAGCGGCGCCGGATTCCCTGGAATTCCGCTCAAGCTCGTGAACCCGCATATCCGTCTCACGCTCTGCGAGCCGCGTCCGAACCGCATCAACTTCTTGAACATGGTCATCGAGAAGATGGGCCTGAAGGGTATCGACGTGTTCGGCCACAAGGTGACGAGCCGGAGCATGACCCTTCCGGTCGACGGAGTCATCAGCCGCGCATTCGAATGGATGGAAAAGACCCTCCCGCGCCTCGCGAATTCCCTCAAGGTGGGTGGCCGCGTGTACTTCATGAAAGGTCCGGGTGTTGCCGACGAACTGAAGGTCTTCCACCCCGAAGATTTTGGGTACAAACTAATCGCGAAGCATTTCTACACCATCCCGAACAGCACGCAGGACCGCGCGCTCGTTATCCTCGAACGTGTAGAATAG
- a CDS encoding YgiQ family radical SAM protein gives MYDPRFLPICKEDLDELGWDYVDVIIISADAYVDHPCFGHAVVARLFEHEGLRVAILPQPNWRDDLRDFKKLGRPRMFFAISSGMDSMVNHYTAAKRLRSDDAFTPGNKAGFRPDYATYTYAKILKQLYPDVPLMIGGLESSLRRVTHYDYWSDRLKPSILFDTQADLLVYGMGEKPLKEMVRLLKKGVPFSSLHSIPQTAYLAPKGNVPKSNQWEDLRLASYEECLESKRNQIENCRKVDIECNKWFQRRILQDVAEQTVVINPAYPPLEYGELDESFEYPYAREPHPRYKKRGNVPAFDMIKFSINTHRGCFGGCSFCAINAHQGKFIASRSRESILREVDLITKMDGFAGTITDLGGPSANMYNMRGRDQSRCQKCARPSCLTPKICDNMDTHHAEILSLYREVRNHPKVKHLFIGSGVRYDMLLQETNDEELRKDHEEYARELIDYHVSGRLKVAPEHTSDEVLKLMRKPSFTLFHKFKEFFDDECKRIGKRQQIIPYFISSHPGCTEADMAELALETKQLGFQLEQVQDFTPTPMTIATEMFYSEMTPDGKPLYVAKTPEQKKSQRQFFFWYIPENRPQIRATLERLKLGKIGRLLLSRSAKAEGKEFFPSLERESNAEYRERELQKREARSTTIVPKKVGEKGRWENSARRERRAAQFGNASSGNAGKGFSGNEMRREDRRENRNEHREEGRREFHSNRDNRDNRDFGRNRGNNPRGNDSPVQFSSRRRGR, from the coding sequence ATGTACGATCCGCGATTCCTCCCCATCTGCAAGGAAGACCTAGACGAACTCGGCTGGGATTACGTGGACGTGATTATCATCAGCGCAGATGCCTACGTGGACCACCCGTGCTTCGGGCACGCCGTGGTGGCAAGGCTCTTCGAGCACGAGGGCTTGCGGGTCGCGATTCTGCCGCAGCCCAACTGGCGCGACGACCTGCGCGATTTCAAGAAACTCGGACGCCCGCGAATGTTCTTCGCGATCAGTAGCGGCATGGACAGCATGGTGAACCACTACACCGCCGCAAAACGCCTGAGAAGCGACGACGCTTTCACGCCGGGCAACAAGGCGGGTTTCCGCCCGGATTACGCGACGTACACCTACGCAAAGATTTTAAAGCAGCTCTACCCTGACGTGCCGCTGATGATTGGCGGGCTGGAATCGAGCCTGCGCCGCGTGACGCATTACGACTACTGGAGCGACAGGCTCAAACCGAGCATCCTGTTCGATACGCAGGCGGACCTTCTCGTTTACGGCATGGGCGAAAAGCCCCTGAAGGAGATGGTGCGACTCTTGAAAAAAGGCGTGCCGTTCTCAAGCCTGCATTCCATACCGCAAACCGCATACTTGGCGCCCAAGGGGAACGTCCCGAAGAGCAACCAGTGGGAAGACCTGCGGCTCGCCAGCTACGAGGAATGCCTCGAGAGCAAGCGGAACCAGATAGAGAACTGCCGCAAGGTGGATATCGAATGCAACAAGTGGTTCCAGCGCCGCATATTGCAGGATGTCGCGGAACAGACCGTCGTGATTAACCCCGCGTACCCGCCGCTCGAATACGGCGAGTTAGACGAGAGCTTTGAATACCCGTATGCGCGCGAGCCGCACCCGCGTTACAAGAAGCGCGGAAACGTGCCCGCGTTCGACATGATAAAGTTCAGCATCAACACGCACCGCGGATGCTTTGGCGGTTGCAGTTTTTGCGCCATCAACGCACACCAGGGCAAATTTATCGCAAGCCGCAGCCGCGAAAGCATATTGCGCGAAGTGGATTTGATTACGAAGATGGACGGATTCGCCGGAACCATCACTGATTTGGGCGGCCCGAGTGCGAACATGTACAACATGCGCGGACGCGACCAGAGCCGATGCCAGAAATGCGCACGACCGAGCTGCCTCACGCCCAAGATTTGCGACAACATGGACACGCACCATGCCGAGATTCTGAGCCTTTACCGCGAAGTGCGCAACCACCCGAAGGTAAAGCACCTGTTTATCGGGAGCGGCGTGCGTTACGACATGCTGTTGCAGGAAACGAATGACGAAGAACTGCGCAAGGACCACGAGGAATACGCCCGCGAGCTCATCGACTATCACGTGAGCGGACGCCTGAAGGTGGCACCGGAACACACGAGCGACGAAGTGCTCAAGCTCATGCGCAAGCCAAGCTTTACGCTGTTCCACAAGTTCAAGGAATTCTTCGACGACGAATGCAAGCGCATCGGCAAGCGTCAGCAGATTATACCTTACTTTATCAGCAGTCACCCCGGATGTACCGAGGCCGATATGGCGGAACTTGCCCTCGAGACAAAGCAGCTCGGGTTCCAGCTGGAACAGGTGCAGGACTTTACCCCCACGCCGATGACAATCGCGACCGAGATGTTCTATTCCGAGATGACGCCCGACGGAAAGCCGCTTTACGTGGCAAAGACACCCGAGCAGAAGAAGAGCCAGAGACAGTTCTTCTTCTGGTACATTCCGGAGAACCGCCCGCAAATCCGCGCGACGCTTGAACGTTTAAAACTCGGGAAAATCGGGCGACTGCTATTGAGCCGCAGCGCGAAGGCAGAAGGCAAGGAGTTCTTCCCTAGCCTGGAACGCGAAAGCAATGCGGAATACCGCGAACGCGAACTGCAAAAGCGGGAAGCGCGCTCCACCACAATCGTACCCAAGAAAGTCGGCGAGAAAGGTCGCTGGGAGAATTCCGCCCGCAGGGAAAGGCGCGCCGCGCAGTTCGGGAACGCGAGCAGCGGAAACGCGGGCAAGGGTTTTTCGGGCAACGAGATGCGCCGCGAAGACCGTCGCGAAAATCGAAACGAGCATCGCGAAGAAGGCCGCCGCGAATTCCACAGCAACCGCGACAACCGAGACAATCGCGACTTTGGCAGGAACCGCGGCAACAATCCGCGCGGAAACGACTCCCCCGTGCAATTCAGTTCTCGCCGTCGCGGGCGATAA